From Cecembia calidifontis, one genomic window encodes:
- a CDS encoding TonB-dependent receptor produces the protein MSKYMVLMAALYLFLGNGVVISQTASLSLDGTVYDAESKAPLVGAIVTVLGKQDQRTATDQFGKFSIPVFTASPQEIQVTYLGFKPIEVTVTPDKQATIQLEPDEKSLGTVEVRSERIRPEGTKSLSIESIDRETISRNQTASLGTLLGNIQGVTFASFGSNIQLPIIHGLYGNRILILNNGFKHGFQNWGSDHAPEIDIQSAESISVIKGAAAVRFGPDALGGAVVTESHSMPFNNRLSGSAVAGFQTNGRGFNTGLNLAEGFENFSWHLGGNVTIVGDRHAPDYMLTNTGAREYSAYGGAKFKINNNLIAKANYSFMRQNLGILRASIGSSGAALIRNFEADRPVIIRDFSYDINEPNQFVSHHLASLKLDWNINPDNHVGFRYAFQSNGRQEFDVRRNADLPIIDLNLITQDIQADYSHKLTDRIEGIMGGQLLLQSNFNNPGTSVTPFIPNYEGFRASVFLVETLLRGSSEWELGLRYDYERNSVAGRERTQAPFSDNFSFSNFTAALGYVNQINPSTTFRSNIGTGWRPPNMAELYSFGQHEARQLFGLLRYYEDAEGNLQNDRVVPMAESGVNAEQSYKWVNELEIKGEKGRFSTSVYANYIANFIFWRPIGVVGTLRGPMPTYIFDQSNAFFTGIDLTYERHHSKNWSSKIGGSYIWSRNVERDEPLINQPPINITYELAFDKRNLGPFDRVQVALQPMYTFRQFQAPREVSIRDLIEGNVIIDLNSEIFDFLAPPPGYFLLNGFAKAEKGNLGLSLQVHNAKNIRYRDYLNAMRFFADDLGRNIQLSIHYKF, from the coding sequence ATGTCTAAGTACATGGTACTAATGGCCGCGCTTTACCTTTTCCTAGGTAATGGGGTAGTAATTTCCCAAACTGCCAGTCTTTCCCTTGATGGAACTGTTTATGACGCCGAAAGTAAAGCACCCTTAGTGGGCGCAATCGTAACTGTCCTCGGGAAACAAGACCAACGCACTGCTACTGACCAGTTCGGGAAGTTTTCTATTCCTGTATTTACAGCAAGTCCCCAGGAAATACAAGTCACGTACTTGGGTTTTAAGCCCATAGAGGTGACTGTTACTCCGGATAAACAAGCAACTATTCAACTCGAGCCAGATGAAAAAAGCTTGGGTACAGTTGAGGTTCGCAGTGAAAGAATCCGGCCGGAGGGTACCAAAAGTCTGAGTATAGAAAGTATAGACCGTGAGACCATCAGCCGAAATCAAACAGCCTCATTAGGCACACTCTTGGGAAATATACAAGGAGTGACCTTTGCCTCGTTTGGTTCCAATATCCAACTGCCGATTATCCATGGGCTATACGGTAACCGCATTCTAATCCTCAATAATGGCTTCAAGCATGGGTTTCAAAATTGGGGTTCTGACCATGCGCCGGAAATAGATATTCAGAGTGCTGAATCGATTTCAGTGATTAAAGGAGCAGCGGCTGTTCGTTTCGGTCCTGATGCGCTGGGAGGAGCGGTAGTAACGGAGTCCCATAGTATGCCCTTCAATAATCGTCTGTCGGGCTCAGCAGTAGCCGGATTTCAGACCAACGGAAGAGGGTTTAATACCGGACTTAACTTGGCTGAAGGCTTCGAAAATTTTAGCTGGCACCTTGGCGGCAATGTTACTATCGTAGGAGATAGACATGCGCCAGATTACATGCTCACTAATACAGGAGCTAGAGAATATAGTGCCTATGGTGGAGCAAAATTCAAAATCAACAACAACCTGATCGCAAAGGCCAATTACAGCTTTATGCGTCAAAACCTTGGGATTCTTAGAGCTTCGATTGGGAGTAGTGGGGCTGCTTTGATTAGAAATTTTGAAGCGGATAGGCCTGTTATCATTAGAGACTTTTCCTATGATATCAATGAACCAAATCAGTTTGTTAGCCACCATTTGGCTTCTTTGAAGTTGGATTGGAATATTAACCCAGATAATCATGTGGGTTTCCGCTATGCTTTCCAATCCAATGGTAGGCAGGAATTTGATGTTCGAAGAAATGCAGATTTACCAATTATTGACCTTAACCTCATCACCCAAGATATACAAGCTGACTACAGTCACAAACTTACCGACCGTATTGAGGGAATTATGGGAGGTCAACTCCTTTTGCAATCTAACTTCAATAATCCAGGAACGAGTGTTACTCCTTTTATACCAAATTATGAAGGTTTTAGGGCGAGTGTGTTTTTGGTAGAAACCCTTCTGCGAGGGAGTTCAGAGTGGGAACTTGGACTGCGCTATGATTATGAGCGCAATTCTGTGGCTGGAAGAGAACGAACCCAAGCACCATTTTCAGATAATTTTTCATTTTCTAATTTCACAGCAGCTCTAGGCTATGTGAATCAAATAAATCCTTCCACCACATTCAGAAGCAATATTGGTACGGGCTGGAGGCCACCTAACATGGCCGAGCTGTATAGCTTTGGTCAGCATGAGGCTAGACAACTTTTTGGTTTGCTACGATACTACGAAGATGCCGAGGGCAACTTACAAAATGACCGAGTAGTTCCCATGGCTGAAAGTGGGGTTAACGCAGAACAAAGCTATAAGTGGGTCAATGAATTGGAAATTAAAGGTGAAAAGGGACGTTTTAGCACATCCGTTTATGCCAACTACATTGCAAATTTTATTTTTTGGAGGCCAATTGGTGTAGTAGGCACCTTGAGAGGGCCTATGCCCACCTATATTTTTGACCAGTCAAATGCTTTTTTCACAGGAATAGACCTTACTTATGAAAGGCATCATTCGAAAAACTGGTCGAGTAAAATTGGTGGTAGCTATATCTGGTCAAGAAATGTAGAAAGGGATGAGCCATTAATCAACCAACCCCCTATCAATATTACTTATGAGTTGGCATTTGACAAACGCAATCTTGGACCTTTTGACAGGGTTCAGGTAGCATTACAGCCCATGTATACCTTTAGGCAATTTCAAGCACCAAGAGAGGTTTCCATTCGGGATCTCATCGAGGGAAATGTAATCATCGATCTGAATTCTGAGATTTTTGATTTTCTAGCACCGCCACCGGGGTACTTTCTTTTAAATGGCTTTGCCAAGGCAGAAAAAGGAAATCTAGGTTTGAGTTTACAAGTGCATAATGCAAAGAATATTCGATACAGGGATTACCTGAATGCTATGCGATTCTTCGCAGACGATTTGGGAAGAAATATACAATTATCTATTCACTATAAATTCTAA
- a CDS encoding transposase encodes MFEYREQTIVLLYKYRWNIEVLFKQLKQNFELSYFFSDSLEGIKTQVWITLIANLLFTVIHKQSKEAEQFLTIVNMAAINMCSYISLVKLINSKKLSVSGRDLEIVQLDLFEVRNEGVFQNSKTPPKL; translated from the coding sequence ATGTTTGAGTACCGTGAACAGACCATTGTTCTGCTTTATAAGTACAGATGGAACATTGAAGTCCTATTCAAGCAGTTAAAACAAAACTTTGAGCTGAGCTATTTTTTCTCGGACAGCTTGGAAGGTATTAAGACGCAGGTCTGGATAACATTGATAGCTAATTTACTCTTTACAGTTATTCATAAGCAATCTAAAGAAGCCGAACAGTTCTTAACAATTGTAAATATGGCGGCAATCAATATGTGCTCCTATATATCACTGGTCAAACTCATCAATTCTAAAAAATTATCGGTTTCAGGCAGGGATCTAGAAATAGTACAACTTGACCTGTTTGAAGTTAGAAATGAGGGTGTTTTTCAAAATTCAAAAACACCCCCTAAATTGTAA
- a CDS encoding PQQ-binding-like beta-propeller repeat protein, translated as MRPFSLGIICLASALVSSCFLWDKDEPKLKTNEEGEVISLPYLWKTNLHFNDPVFNGTLKYPIYYKENIIIPMTKSPSGRLLAMVNPLNGKVLWEWDDRFVKATEDILIGQFPQFENLIFFPAGGRLYCVNLQNGETHWKRRMDRSFYSNVYGKGENFYMFGRSDAFPDSVYQSVIFKGNIVTGDLEEYLIPNFTMDYFFPGNRIGDVTAAMPVGLDGKEYLAVVWQEPFFEFFWQSYLGLYDQSTRAWVYEKTIINPEKAFNGVLLNPPVIYKDRIYMAVGFELTCHDLRTGQQYWRKKFDGEIFFSNFLIEEDRIIVNNEDQYVYALDPMSGNQLWKTRGSGTSSKMSYMNGVVYFNGGASGRLHAIDIREGKTVWKIDPKLIGEFPDEAFRGTAIYTLPGENGKKGKVISLTGNNAYCFEAYR; from the coding sequence ATGAGACCGTTTAGCTTAGGAATTATATGCTTGGCTTCTGCCTTAGTTTCCTCCTGTTTCTTATGGGATAAGGATGAACCCAAGCTGAAAACCAACGAGGAAGGGGAAGTGATTTCCCTTCCTTACCTCTGGAAAACAAACCTTCACTTTAACGACCCGGTATTTAACGGAACACTGAAATATCCGATTTACTACAAGGAAAATATTATTATTCCTATGACAAAAAGCCCATCAGGAAGATTGCTCGCAATGGTCAATCCGTTAAATGGAAAAGTTCTTTGGGAGTGGGATGATCGTTTTGTTAAAGCTACTGAAGATATATTAATTGGCCAATTCCCACAATTTGAAAATCTGATTTTTTTCCCCGCTGGAGGTAGGCTTTATTGTGTTAATCTGCAAAATGGGGAAACCCATTGGAAAAGGCGAATGGATCGTTCATTTTATAGTAATGTTTATGGCAAAGGTGAAAATTTCTATATGTTTGGTAGATCTGATGCATTTCCCGATTCGGTGTATCAGTCCGTTATCTTCAAAGGAAATATTGTCACAGGAGATCTGGAGGAGTATCTGATCCCTAACTTTACCATGGATTATTTCTTTCCCGGCAATCGGATCGGGGATGTGACCGCAGCTATGCCGGTGGGCCTAGATGGGAAGGAGTATCTGGCGGTCGTTTGGCAGGAGCCCTTCTTTGAGTTCTTTTGGCAGTCCTATCTGGGACTGTACGATCAGAGCACCCGGGCGTGGGTCTATGAAAAGACCATCATCAATCCGGAAAAAGCCTTCAATGGGGTACTGCTTAATCCTCCGGTAATTTATAAGGATAGAATATACATGGCCGTGGGGTTTGAGCTCACTTGCCATGACCTCCGCACCGGTCAGCAGTACTGGCGAAAGAAGTTTGACGGGGAGATCTTCTTCTCCAACTTCCTGATCGAAGAGGATAGGATTATCGTCAACAATGAGGATCAATATGTATATGCCCTAGATCCAATGTCAGGTAATCAACTATGGAAAACACGGGGTTCAGGTACAAGCAGTAAAATGAGCTATATGAACGGGGTTGTCTATTTCAACGGAGGAGCAAGCGGCAGGCTCCATGCAATAGATATCAGGGAGGGCAAGACTGTATGGAAGATCGATCCCAAACTGATTGGAGAGTTTCCTGACGAAGCCTTTAGAGGAACAGCCATCTATACCCTCCCCGGAGAAAACGGAAAAAAGGGGAAAGTGATATCCCTGACAGGAAATAATGCCTATTGCTTTGAAGCGTATCGGTAA
- a CDS encoding outer membrane beta-barrel family protein: MMQSNYKIFLIFLFSIPLVSFAQEGVLIEGKVIDKNSYEPLPFASIRFFDAQQKMISGTTTDDNGSYSINIPDSNYLKAEASFVGFSSKDTVLHLNPSTNHITLNIQLVSELAEMDEVLIQGDALSAQMKLDKQEFAASQLGNTVSGTGMDVLSRLPSVTVNAEGNIMMRGNAEFLVTVNGVISNQSPADILAQIPANMIEKVELLTSPSARMDADGKAGIINIVTKKEFQKGWGMVANGNFSNFDLPRYGSDITLHHSSGKFTSFLSGNFRRFDIGGSRIGEIRTLVGDTLTWSPSSGERPTSERIWGLRGGTTYSGKNNLIISASGFYGQRRNDRTANLVYNEYSVLGEDLDYTFNQSPDRTFLNENLFVREGKFLTTSIDANKTFENKHRLSFATVYERSTLGGPLSNRDTDLGSGEVTLLERSIEVSPLNGWRIQGDYLFPVGDAMSVETGYLWKTVRHQGDFLFERFDNELDDWYRDPDFNDVLDLRQTVQGGYIQVNGKFRDISFSGGLRGEHTYRNLVHQLGETPYLMDRFDFFPSFQALWKLSKECELRATYSKRIDRPTTRDLAPFKNHRHSEAIWQGDPDLQPEISHNFEMGLTKHYNPVTLIFNAYHNRVSNLIFRVNQPYNRIILLTLATNAGDSQSTGLEAISDWEISDKFKLYLSGNLFYFQINNIEISDRPSTSSFNYNLNSNISYKPAPRWKVQWDATYLSKSVTAQGFDTDLLLSNIGLNFVINSNLSTDLIFQNIFNTNFQTINTRGFEFLSSTEYGRFDRIIQLSLTYNFNGRSKSAKQVKTEYGERDF, translated from the coding sequence ATGATGCAATCCAATTATAAAATATTTCTGATTTTTTTATTTTCAATTCCATTAGTTTCTTTTGCCCAAGAGGGCGTTTTAATAGAAGGCAAGGTAATTGATAAAAATAGCTATGAACCACTCCCCTTTGCCTCCATTCGGTTTTTTGATGCGCAACAAAAAATGATTTCAGGAACTACAACAGATGATAATGGTTCTTATTCAATCAACATACCAGACTCAAACTACCTGAAAGCTGAAGCAAGTTTTGTTGGATTTAGTTCGAAAGATACGGTTCTGCATCTCAATCCATCCACAAATCATATAACTCTAAATATCCAACTGGTATCGGAGTTGGCTGAAATGGATGAAGTCTTGATACAAGGAGATGCATTGAGTGCTCAAATGAAATTAGATAAGCAAGAATTTGCTGCGTCCCAACTTGGTAATACTGTATCCGGGACAGGAATGGATGTCCTGAGCAGATTACCTTCAGTCACTGTCAATGCAGAAGGCAATATCATGATGCGCGGTAATGCAGAATTTTTGGTAACTGTCAATGGAGTGATTTCCAACCAAAGCCCTGCTGACATCTTAGCACAAATTCCCGCCAACATGATTGAAAAAGTCGAGTTGTTGACCTCTCCATCTGCCCGGATGGATGCGGATGGAAAAGCCGGAATCATCAATATTGTGACAAAAAAAGAATTTCAGAAAGGCTGGGGAATGGTAGCAAATGGAAACTTCAGCAATTTTGATTTACCTCGCTATGGCAGTGACATTACCTTGCATCACAGCAGTGGTAAGTTTACCTCTTTTTTATCCGGAAACTTTCGAAGATTTGATATTGGTGGTTCAAGAATTGGGGAGATTCGGACCTTAGTTGGTGATACCTTAACTTGGTCACCATCTTCCGGTGAGCGTCCGACTTCAGAGAGAATTTGGGGTCTGAGAGGAGGGACCACTTATTCCGGAAAAAATAATCTGATTATCAGCGCATCAGGCTTTTATGGTCAACGACGAAACGACCGTACAGCTAATCTGGTATATAACGAATATTCAGTTTTAGGGGAAGATTTGGATTATACCTTTAATCAATCACCTGACCGTACCTTTTTGAATGAAAACCTTTTTGTCAGAGAGGGAAAATTCTTGACAACGAGTATTGATGCAAATAAAACCTTCGAGAATAAACATAGGCTTAGTTTTGCTACAGTCTATGAGCGGTCTACACTTGGAGGGCCACTTAGCAACAGGGATACCGATTTGGGTTCAGGTGAAGTAACTTTGCTAGAAAGGTCAATAGAGGTTTCACCATTGAACGGATGGAGAATTCAAGGGGATTATTTATTTCCGGTGGGGGATGCTATGAGTGTAGAAACCGGCTACCTTTGGAAGACAGTAAGACATCAAGGGGATTTTTTGTTTGAAAGGTTTGATAATGAATTGGACGATTGGTATCGGGATCCTGACTTCAATGATGTCCTAGACCTAAGGCAAACGGTACAGGGTGGATATATTCAAGTAAATGGAAAATTCCGAGATATCAGTTTCTCGGGAGGTTTGCGTGGAGAACATACCTACAGAAATCTGGTACATCAATTGGGAGAAACCCCGTATTTGATGGACAGGTTTGATTTTTTCCCTTCTTTTCAAGCATTATGGAAATTGAGCAAAGAGTGTGAATTAAGGGCCACCTATTCCAAAAGAATTGACAGGCCTACTACACGTGATTTGGCCCCTTTCAAAAATCACAGGCATTCAGAAGCCATTTGGCAGGGAGACCCGGACCTTCAACCCGAAATCAGCCATAACTTTGAAATGGGCTTAACTAAACATTACAATCCGGTTACATTGATTTTCAATGCTTACCACAACCGAGTTTCCAACCTTATTTTTAGGGTAAATCAACCCTATAACCGAATTATTTTGTTGACCTTGGCTACCAATGCCGGAGATAGTCAGTCCACCGGACTAGAAGCAATCAGTGATTGGGAAATCAGTGATAAATTCAAACTCTATCTATCAGGTAATTTGTTTTACTTTCAAATAAATAATATTGAAATATCTGATAGGCCGTCTACTAGCAGCTTTAACTATAATCTCAACAGCAATATTTCATATAAGCCCGCACCTCGATGGAAAGTCCAATGGGATGCCACTTACTTATCCAAGTCGGTAACTGCCCAAGGTTTTGACACAGACTTATTACTTTCCAATATCGGATTAAATTTTGTTATCAATAGTAATTTGAGTACCGATTTGATTTTTCAGAATATTTTCAATACCAATTTTCAAACTATTAACACCCGAGGTTTTGAGTTTTTATCTTCCACAGAATATGGAAGGTTTGATAGGATCATACAGCTTAGTTTGACTTACAATTTCAATGGAAGATCCAAGTCAGCCAAGCAGGTGAAAACTGAGTACGGAGAGCGGGATTTTTAG
- a CDS encoding winged helix-turn-helix domain-containing protein — protein sequence MANKTLKIKCWIEVDESRFFGPGRAELLELIDTQGSVSKASKTMGMSYKKAWDMVTDLNTRSPEPFVLLQKGGSKGGSAELTEFGRKFLKQFQELERKLRIIAKEGEGLMAKL from the coding sequence ATGGCCAATAAAACATTAAAAATCAAATGCTGGATTGAGGTGGATGAAAGCAGGTTTTTTGGACCGGGAAGGGCTGAATTATTGGAATTGATAGACACGCAGGGATCAGTTTCCAAGGCCTCCAAAACCATGGGCATGTCTTACAAAAAAGCCTGGGATATGGTCACTGACCTCAATACCAGAAGCCCTGAACCTTTTGTACTCCTCCAAAAAGGAGGAAGTAAAGGAGGCTCGGCAGAATTGACGGAATTTGGGCGAAAATTTCTCAAACAATTCCAGGAACTGGAAAGAAAACTCAGAATTATTGCCAAAGAGGGAGAAGGGTTAATGGCAAAGCTTTAA
- a CDS encoding DUF4372 domain-containing protein: MYKNTKLAGQPVICQLLSFVPRDIVDSCVLEYQSDRYYKTMTTWKQLVFLLYGVATKSHSLVSLC; encoded by the coding sequence ATGTACAAAAATACAAAACTTGCGGGTCAACCCGTCATTTGTCAGCTACTTTCTTTTGTTCCCCGTGATATAGTTGATTCATGTGTACTTGAATATCAGAGTGACAGATATTATAAGACAATGACCACATGGAAGCAATTGGTTTTCCTACTTTATGGTGTTGCCACTAAAAGCCATTCTTTGGTTAGTCTTTGTTAG
- the modA gene encoding molybdate ABC transporter substrate-binding protein, with protein MSKLLFLTVFLTFFSINTVFSQKQQKILVAAAADLRFAMDSIIRVYPQASEIEVIYGSSGKFFEQISNSAPFDVYFSADMVYPQKLKENGKTASEIYAYGIGRLVLWSKKDLGNNLKMDVLKDKQIRKIAIANPRHAPYGQRAEESLKYYGLHTQVRPKLVFGENIAQTAQFVSSGAADIGIIALSLALSPNMKKVNANYFLIPADSHQPLLQGAVLVKKNIPNPSAAQFFEFVKGDQAKQILAHYGFTQP; from the coding sequence ATGTCAAAATTATTGTTCCTAACGGTTTTCTTAACTTTTTTTTCTATCAACACTGTTTTTTCCCAGAAACAACAAAAGATTTTGGTAGCTGCTGCTGCCGATCTTAGGTTTGCCATGGATTCCATCATCAGAGTGTATCCACAAGCTTCGGAAATTGAAGTTATTTATGGTTCCTCCGGTAAGTTCTTCGAACAGATTTCCAATAGTGCCCCTTTTGATGTTTATTTTTCTGCCGATATGGTATATCCCCAGAAACTGAAAGAAAACGGAAAAACCGCCTCTGAAATTTATGCTTACGGCATTGGAAGGTTGGTCCTTTGGAGCAAAAAAGACCTGGGAAATAATCTGAAAATGGATGTCCTGAAGGATAAGCAAATCAGGAAAATTGCCATTGCCAATCCCCGCCATGCACCTTATGGCCAAAGGGCAGAAGAATCTCTTAAATATTATGGCCTTCACACACAAGTAAGGCCTAAATTGGTGTTCGGAGAAAACATAGCCCAAACAGCACAATTTGTGAGCAGCGGAGCAGCCGATATCGGAATCATTGCCCTATCCCTTGCACTTTCTCCCAATATGAAGAAAGTAAACGCAAACTACTTCCTTATTCCTGCAGACAGCCATCAACCCTTGTTGCAGGGGGCGGTGTTGGTCAAAAAAAATATCCCAAACCCAAGTGCGGCCCAATTCTTTGAATTTGTCAAAGGTGATCAGGCCAAACAGATATTGGCACATTATGGCTTTACCCAACCCTGA
- a CDS encoding outer membrane beta-barrel protein, translated as MKKILILIFFSTFSSWVMAQTEKGNILIGAGTTLGLGQSDGLMGLAFNSSTTELANGVELKNRMTSFFISSKGGYFIFDRFATGLELAISTSSGTTQTSGLELESNFSFLGAGPFVRYYFPSGKLLPFAEINSLFGARSEETSGSGIQEDSKFSVANVGGGLGLAFLLGTRSSLDLVASFNATSLKEDQTDLTTRQTSIGLKLGFTLFF; from the coding sequence ATGAAAAAAATTTTAATTTTAATTTTCTTTAGCACTTTTTCATCTTGGGTAATGGCCCAAACGGAAAAAGGCAACATCCTGATTGGAGCCGGAACCACACTTGGCTTGGGGCAAAGTGATGGACTGATGGGTTTGGCATTTAACAGTTCTACCACGGAATTGGCTAATGGGGTAGAATTGAAAAATCGGATGACTTCATTTTTTATTTCATCCAAAGGGGGATATTTTATTTTCGACCGATTTGCGACAGGGTTAGAGTTGGCTATTTCCACGAGTAGTGGTACGACTCAGACTTCTGGACTTGAATTAGAATCCAATTTTTCCTTTCTCGGAGCCGGTCCCTTTGTGCGCTATTATTTTCCATCGGGAAAGCTCCTTCCTTTTGCTGAAATCAATTCTCTTTTTGGAGCTAGAAGCGAAGAAACCTCTGGTTCTGGTATTCAGGAAGATAGTAAGTTTTCGGTAGCTAATGTAGGAGGCGGGTTGGGGTTAGCCTTTCTTTTGGGAACTAGAAGTTCGCTTGACCTCGTTGCCAGCTTTAACGCGACTTCGCTCAAGGAGGATCAAACGGATTTGACTACCAGGCAAACTTCCATCGGGCTCAAACTTGGCTTTACGTTGTTTTTTTAA
- a CDS encoding TonB-dependent receptor family protein: MIIFIHPFLALSQNDTLKTIDLQEIGIRGFKELSPVTSLQERTFLIPIGGRKTEVIRISDLPANIAEKTGRQIFAQIPGAFVYDMDGPGNQVNLSVRGLDPHRSWEFNVRQNNIIINTDIYGYPASHYSMPMEAVERIELVRGTGALQYGQQFGGMLNYVLKSPDTTRNFGFENMTTFGSFGLFSSFNAIGGRVGKWTYYGYYQNRTSNGYRDHARSDSDAQHFSLTFAANEDLSIKAEISRSTYLYQSPGPLSDQMFRENPRQASRFRNFYSPEIWVPALTLDYRVGPNTHIQWISSIIYGKRGDIAFPGNALAIDNIRPETNSFAPRNVAIHYYNSRTSELRMLHEYKLGKIKNDLSISSRYFNNINDRNQRGRGSSNTFFDLSVDGNFENELTLHSRSLAFAIENQIYIKDNFTVSPGLRYENGRSDLTGSIAYLEERQVPQEILYDFLTLGVHGQWFNDKGVRIFGGISQANRPVLFQDLVPGDPFARIAEGLQHSLGYNTEVGIENRKHKYLQYNLTFFRTFIGNRIGNLIDVEAGQTFVTKSNIGDSQTDGIELWLNGVLYNDSKAKISIFNASSYMDGRYVAGTLRSGSENVSIVGNRIESVPEWIIRTGLTIELGRFKSLLQHQYVSETFADPLNTIIPSPDGAVGSVPEYHIFDWNSSFSLSEKYVLRFGVNNLLNRQYFIKRPTMYPGAGIWPSDGRSVVVSVNVKI, encoded by the coding sequence TTGATTATTTTTATTCATCCATTTTTAGCATTAAGTCAAAATGATACTCTGAAGACAATCGATCTACAAGAAATAGGTATTAGGGGCTTCAAAGAATTGAGTCCTGTTACCAGCTTGCAGGAACGAACTTTTCTTATACCAATAGGAGGAAGAAAAACAGAAGTGATCCGTATCAGTGACTTACCTGCCAATATTGCCGAAAAAACAGGCCGACAGATTTTCGCTCAGATTCCGGGGGCTTTTGTTTACGATATGGATGGGCCCGGCAATCAGGTTAATCTTTCTGTGAGAGGACTTGATCCTCATAGAAGTTGGGAGTTCAATGTAAGGCAAAACAATATTATCATCAATACGGATATTTATGGATATCCTGCGTCCCATTACAGCATGCCCATGGAGGCAGTGGAAAGAATAGAATTAGTTCGAGGGACAGGTGCCTTACAATATGGCCAGCAATTTGGGGGCATGCTGAATTATGTCCTAAAGTCTCCCGATACAACTAGAAATTTTGGATTTGAAAATATGACCACTTTTGGCTCTTTTGGGCTTTTTTCCTCGTTTAATGCAATCGGAGGAAGGGTGGGCAAATGGACCTATTATGGATATTACCAAAACAGAACCTCAAATGGATATAGAGATCATGCCCGTTCTGATTCGGATGCGCAGCATTTTTCATTGACCTTTGCTGCTAACGAAGACTTGAGTATTAAAGCTGAAATTTCCCGCAGTACCTATCTCTACCAGAGCCCTGGGCCACTTTCTGATCAAATGTTTAGAGAAAACCCAAGGCAAGCTTCCCGTTTCAGAAATTTTTATTCTCCGGAGATATGGGTTCCTGCCTTGACACTAGATTACAGGGTAGGGCCTAATACCCATATACAATGGATTAGCTCCATAATCTACGGAAAAAGGGGAGATATAGCTTTTCCCGGAAATGCGCTTGCCATCGACAATATTAGACCCGAAACCAACAGTTTTGCCCCCAGAAATGTTGCCATTCATTATTACAATAGCCGTACCTCTGAACTGAGAATGCTGCATGAATACAAATTAGGTAAGATCAAAAACGACCTTAGCATTTCGTCAAGATATTTTAACAATATCAACGACCGAAATCAAAGAGGAAGGGGCAGCAGCAACACATTTTTTGATTTATCAGTGGATGGAAACTTCGAAAATGAACTTACCTTACACAGTAGAAGTCTTGCTTTTGCAATTGAAAACCAAATCTATATTAAAGACAATTTTACTGTTTCTCCCGGTTTAAGGTACGAAAACGGCCGTTCTGATTTGACAGGCAGTATAGCTTATTTAGAAGAAAGACAGGTCCCCCAAGAAATACTTTATGACTTTCTCACGCTGGGTGTTCATGGCCAATGGTTCAATGACAAAGGGGTGAGAATTTTTGGCGGGATTTCACAGGCAAATAGACCAGTACTTTTTCAGGACTTGGTGCCCGGTGACCCCTTTGCCAGGATAGCTGAGGGACTGCAACATTCCTTAGGTTACAATACTGAAGTAGGAATAGAAAATAGGAAACATAAATACCTGCAATACAACCTGACTTTCTTTAGGACATTTATTGGGAATAGGATAGGTAATTTGATAGATGTAGAAGCCGGACAGACCTTTGTTACCAAAAGCAATATTGGTGATAGCCAGACTGATGGTATAGAGCTATGGCTGAATGGAGTCCTTTACAACGATTCAAAGGCTAAAATTTCAATTTTCAATGCTTCTTCGTACATGGATGGCAGATACGTAGCTGGAACATTGAGAAGTGGTTCAGAAAATGTTTCCATTGTCGGAAACAGAATCGAATCAGTACCGGAATGGATTATCCGTACCGGATTGACCATAGAATTGGGACGGTTTAAATCATTACTCCAACACCAATATGTCAGTGAGACTTTTGCGGATCCACTTAATACAATCATCCCTTCTCCAGATGGGGCAGTAGGATCAGTTCCGGAATACCATATTTTTGATTGGAACAGCAGCTTTTCACTTTCTGAAAAGTATGTTTTGAGATTTGGGGTCAATAATCTTCTCAACCGCCAATATTTTATCAAAAGACCTACCATGTATCCCGGTGCCGGAATTTGGCCATCGGATGGTAGAAGTGTGGTGGTTTCCGTCAATGTGAAGATTTGA